ACAGCGGCGACTCTCTTGTAAGCCGTTTAGAGGGGGCTCAGAGAAATGCTCATTTTAAAAAATTTGAGTTATCTCGGGAGCAGTACATTAGTCTAGCCAAGAGATGCGAAGCAGCAGGTGCAGGCTTTATGGCTTCTGTCTGGAACCCAGAGTATTTGCATTGGATAGATCCATATATGCCTATTTATAAGATAGGCTCAGGTGATCTTACAGCCTATAATGTAATCAAAGCAATAGCAAAGTTAGGGAAGCCTATCATTATATCTACCGGTTTAGCTACTTTACAGGAGGTTTTAGAAGCAGTAGAATACATACAATCTCTGGATGAACGATATAAGCACCCAGATTACCTGGCCATCTTACAGTGCACTTCCATGTACCCTATCCCCTATCAGGATGCTAATCTTTCTGTAATGGAACTCCTTAAACAGTCTACCCAACTTACCGTAGGCTACTCTGATCATACAGAGGGGAGTAAAGCTTTGGAAATAGCTGCGGCAATGGGAGCAAAAGTATTAGAGTTTCATTTTACAGATAGCAGAGATGGTAAAACTTTTAGAGATCATAAAGTGTCTCTTACCAAAGATGAAGTGCAGGACTTGGGTAAAAAAATTACTGACATCATATTATTACAGGGTAATGCTCTAAAAAGACCGCTTGAAGTAGAGGGCGACCACAGAACTACATTTCGTAGAGCAGTATACCCTGCCAGGAATATGGAGGCGGGCACTATCGTTTCGGAGGGTGACCTGATAAGCCTAAGGCCTAACCACGGTATAGATGCTCGCTATTTTGATAAAGTAGTTGGTAAAAAGTTAAAAGCAGATGTGCTCGCACATCAAAAATTAGACTGGAACTTATTTGAATAATATTATGGAATGGTTTAGAAAAGATGCATTAACAATTAAGCATCAGACACAGAGTACTGAGCAGTGGATTAGGGAAAGCAATGGCGAGTTGCAAAGCTTCAAAATAGATACCTATCTGGGGAAAAAAACAGACCTGCTTTCACTCAAAAAAAACATAGTAGGCAACCTAAAAAAGACCCTGGAATATTTCCAGAAAACTCGTACTGAAGTGTATGCTGAAGCAGGTGCAGAGATGGTAAAAGAGTGTCCGGTATGCGGTAGCAGTTCAGACAAAGCAGTAAGCCAGCTTAACGTATATGGAGCAAATTACGCGCAGTGCAAGGCATGCACCCACATCTATGTTTTAAATCGTCCTAACCCTAATGCCATCCATAATTTTTACCTCAGCGATGTAAACTATGCATCTACCTACACAGATAAAAGTGCTGCTGAATCACGACTTCAGGCAATTGCTGTACCCTGGAGAGACTGGATGGTAAAAGTATTTGAGAAGCAATATGGCCGTAAGCCAGAAAAAATACTTGATGTAGGCTCGGGTGCAGGACATTTTGTAGAAGCCTGCCGCCGTTCTGGTCTTCAGGCAGATGGCATAGAGCTTAGTGAGTCTAGCCGTAAATTCTCTAAAGACATTTGGGGTATAGAGTTAGACGGAAATGACTACACTCAGGTATACAATCAATACTCTGGTTATGATGTAGTTACTTTCTGGGGTTTGTTGGAACATACTCCTAACCCTAAAGAGCTTCTAAACGTAAGCCAGTCTATATTTGAAAGTAGCGATGCGGGAATGGTAATTGCCAAATTACCCCGCTGGAACTCCCTCAGTGGTTTTATTCAGAATATCCTAAACCAAAGCATTGTAAGACACCTGGACCCTATGGGGCATATCAGCTGTTACACAGATGGTTCTGCTGCTGAGGCTTACTACCAGACAGACTTCTACCCCGTAGCCGCCTGGTACTATGGTATGGATGTTTATGAGCTCTTTATGCAATTAGGACATAAACTGGACCAGTATGAAGTTCTTACCCAGACCAGTGATGTTCAGTTAAGTCTGCAACAAATGATGGACGAAGCCAAACTATCTGATGGCCTAACTTTAGTAGGGGTTCCCAAAAACAAACATAAAGCATAATTCATCTCTATGTCAGATGTAGTAAAAGTGATAGACCACGAAGTGCTGGTAACCGTATATATTACCAATTATAATTACGGTAAGTATATCTCCCAGGCAGTAGAAAGTGTGCTTCAACAAACGCTGGATGATTTTGAAATCATTATTATAGACGACGGGTCTACAGACAACTCACGTGAATTAATAGAAGCTTATGCTGACAACCCTAAAATCAAAGTAATCTTCCAAAAGAATAAAGGGCTTAACGTTACCAATAACATTGCTTTAAGAGTTTCTAACGGCAAGTACATCATGCGTTTAGATGCTGATGACTTTCTTGACCATAATGCGTTATTAGTGATGTCCAACGCTTTGGAGCGTGATGATGAGCTAGGTTTGGTATTCCCTGATTACTACATTACTGATGAAAACGGTACTCCTGAATCTATCCATAAAAGGCATGATTTTGACAAAGAAGTATCGCTTTTAGACCAGGCAGCTCATGGGGCTTGTACGATGATCCGAACTAGTTTTTTAAAAGAGCTGGGAGGCTATAATGAAGATTACAGCTGTCAGGACGGGTATGAACTCTGGGTGAAGTTTACGGCACAGCACAAAGTGTCAAACATTAACACTCCTTTGTTTTATTACCGCCAGCACGGCAACAACCTGACCAAGAACGAAAACCGTATTCTTACCACACGAGCTACCATCAACAAAGACTACCTGAAAGAAGATAAGGCAAAATATAATACAGTTGCTGTAATTCCTGTTAGGGATGCCAATGCGGTCAATAACAAGCTTGCTTTTACCTTACTTGATGACAAAACATTTTTGGAGCACAAGATTGATCAGGCACTGCTCGCAGAAAATATCAAACAGGTAGTGGTAAGCTCTCCTGATGAGAAAGTAAAACAATTTGTACAGCAAAAATATCAGGATAAAGTCTTCTTTGTAAGCCGACCTACTGAGCAGGCAAGATTAAATGTAGGGCTAGTAGGTACTGTCAACCATATTTTGACACATAAACATATGGAGGCTTTCAACCCTTCTGCTATAGCTGTCCTCTCAATTGAGTTTCCTTTTGTAGATGCTTTAACATTAGATAATGCGATAAATACACTTTATCTTTTTGATTCAGATTCTTTAATTTCTGTACGACCAGATACACATTTATTCTTTCAGCATCACGGTCATGGAATGCAGGCTATACTAAACCAGGACAAGTTTACCAAACTAGAACGCGAGGCTTTGTTTAAATACACAGGGGGTATATCTGTAACCAAATCTGAGATTTTTAAAAAAGAGCAGCAGTTTATCTGCGGAAAGGTAGGACATGTTGTAATTGACCAACAGGCTAGTTTAGGAATTTTTAGTGAATACGACCTTAAATTAGCTAGACTCCTGGCGCAGGATAATCAATCTCAACATAAGTCATGAACAAGCTGACAGGGAAATCAATACTAGTTACTGGGGGAACAGGCTCATTTGGGCAAGCGCTAATTGGACACCTGCTTGGTATTAAGCAATCTTTCTCTTCTATCACCGTTTTCTCTCGCGATGAGTACAAGCAGTACCAGATGCGCAGAAAATACAACGAAGTAACCAACCTTCGCTTCATCATTGGTGATGTACGTGATGAAAAGGCCTTAACTGAAGCCTGTCGTAATATTGATGTAGTAATTCATGCCGCTGCACTTAAGCAAAATATAAGCGGAGAAGTATATCCTGAAGAGTTTATAAAAACCAATATAGATGGCACACGCAACCTTATCAGAGCTGCTGTGCATGAGCAGGTAGAAAAGGTAATAGCCTTATCTACTGATAAGGCAGTATACCCAACCACCCTCTACGGAGCATCTAAGCTAAGTGCTGAAAAGCTATTAGTCGGTGCTAATGAGAAGTATGCAGATCTTACCCAGTTTGCCATAATAAGACTAGGCAATTTATTTGGCTCCCGTGGTTCGGTTCTGTATGCGCTTAACGAAGATAGTGCTCAGCACGAAGTCAGAATTACGCAACCTAAAATGAGCCGCTTTAGCCTAAGTATGGAAGAAGGTGTACATTCAGCTCTAAAGGTATTGGAGTGTATGAAAGGCGGAGAAGTATTTGTACCAAAAATGTCTGCTTACACCCTAGAAAAGCTGGTAAGGGCTATGGGCTTAAAGCTTGCAAAGCAAGATACAGGACCCAGGCTGACAGAAAAAATACACGAGCAGGCTTTGTCATCTGAAGAAGTACGATACACTTTTGAGTGGGAGAATTTTTACATATACCTGAATCCTAATACTCAGCAATACCAACATTGGAAACAGACAGGAAAAAAACTTCCAGAAACTTTTGAATATCGCTCTGACCTTGCCCCACAGATCAGCATTTCCGACCTGCAACAACAAATCAGCTTTTACCTTTCTTAACTTACCACTGTGGGTATAATTCAACGCCAAACCCTTAAGTCTACCATATACATCTATATAGGTGTGCTGATTGGTTTTGTAACCAGTGCCCTGGTGTATCCCAAATACCTGACTGAATCTCAGATTGGAGTAATTGGCTTGCTGGTGTCATGGAGTTCTGTATTCGCGCAGGCTGCCACATTAGGCTTTGGCGGTGCCACAATAAAGTTTTTTCCCTACTTCAGAGATAAAGAGAAACAGCATCATGGCTTTTTCTTTTTGCTTGTAATGGTGGTGCTCAGTGGGTATTTATTGTTTCTCGCTATCTTTTTTATCATAAAGCCCTGGATGATTGAAGATGCCGGCGTAGACTCTTTGTTTGCAAAACATATCTATCTGATTATTCCTTTTACACTTTTTTCTTTGCTCTTTGTCATTCTGGACATCTACAACCGGGCACTCTATAATGCTACCACTGGCTCCCTTCTCAATGAGACCATCTCTCGCTTGTTTGTATTGGTTTTAGTCTTCCTTTTTATCTGGGATATCTATCAATTTGACGATTATCTCAACTGGTATGTTATTTCTCGCGGTGTACTGGTTCTGCTACTTTTGCTTTTTCTGTATTGGAAAGGAGAATTAAGTCTCCGTCCGGATTTTAGCCTGTTAACCAAAGAAAGAAGACAAGGCATGTTGAGTCTTAGTTTATTCAGCTTGGTTACTGGATTTGGAACGCTGGCTATCATCAGGATTGATAGTATTATGATCAACAGCTTTTATTCAGATGCAGAAGTAGGCGTATACCTGACAACTTTTTACTTTGGCACACTGGTTTTATTGCCCTCCAGAGCTCTTAGGGGCATCGCCCCTACCATGATTGCTGATGCATTCAAACATAATAATCTTAAAGTTGTAGCCAGTATTTATACACAAAGTACTATTACCCAACTAGTTGCAGGCTGCTTTTTCTTTCTCGGCATATGGATAAATATTGATAATGTGTTTGAAATACTCCCGGAGTCTTATGAAGCCGGTAAATATGTTATTTTATATGTTGGACTCATGAATATTGTGAAGATGGCTGGAGGAGTAAATGACGTAATTATTGGTTATTCTGAATACTATCGCACGAATACCTACATTATGCTGGCCTGGGTAGCATTACTGATACTTAGCAATTACTGGCTACTGCCAATTATGGGAATTAGCGGAGCGGCACTGGCCTCTTTGCTATCAGTTATTATAGTTAATATAGCAAGATATTTTTTTCTGTATGCCAAATTTGGCTTCCAGCCCTACAAATGGGCTCACCTCTTTATATTAATTATTGCTTTAGTCACTTATGGCCTGGTAATTTTGGTACCTCCTGCTCAGCACTTTATACTGGATATTCTAATAAAAGGAGTATTAGTTACAATCATTTTTACCTCTGCTATCTACTTCTCTAATACTGATCCACAGATCAACAAATTAATTGAGGGTTACTTAGATAAAGCTAAGGCGCTAATCAACAGGTACTAAACAATTTGTTGGTCCATTTCACTTAAAGCCTCTTTCATAGCCTCAATTATGTACATCTGCTCTTCATCTGTTAGCTGTGGATATAGAGGTAGTGATAAAAGCTCATGGCATTGTTTACTTGCTACAGGTGTATCGGCAAAGCTATAAGCTTCAAACACCTGCATATCTGCTACCGCTTCTGGATAATGCACTGCCGTACCTACACCTTTCTCTCCCAGTAATTTGGTTAACCTTTTTCTATCAGCACAACGAATAACATATAAATGATATACATGAAAATACCCTTCATCTTCCTGAGGCAGATGCAGATAATAAGGTTGAAGCGCATTGTTATAACGCTGAGCCAGTTCTCGCCTCCTTAAGTTCCATTGATCTAAAAGCCCCAGTTTATAAGATAGTACCGCTGCCTGAAAGCTGTCCATCCGGCTATTTCTACCCAGACGGACATGACAGTTTTTTCCTGATTGACCATGATTAGCAATCTGACGGCAAGTTGTAGACAGTTCTTCATCATTTGTTGCTAACGCGCCTGCATCTCCTATTGCCCCCAAGTTTTTGGTAGGGTAAAAACTAAAAGCGGCAATATCTCCCCAGCTTCCAGCTTTTTTTCCTTGAATAGTTGCCCCCTGTGCCTGTGCGCAATCTTCAATAACTTTAAGACCATAAGCAGCAGCGATGCCCATAATCCGCTCCATATCAGCCCCATAGCCGTAAAGGTGAATAGGAATTATTGCTTTGGTACGACTGGTGATTTTCGTTTCTATTTTATCCGGGTCTATAGTATAGCGATCCACAAGGCTATCTACAAAAACAGGAACAGCTCCAAGCAGACAGACTGCTTCAGCAGCTGACATCCAGCCATTTGCTGGCACTATCACCTCATCTCCTTGTCCAATTTGCAAGGCCCGAAGGGCAATTTCCAGCGCATCAGTACAATTAGCACAAGCGATTACATATTTTACATTTAGATAGCGGGCGAACTTATCTTCAAAAGTATGTACTGCTTTACCGCCTAAAAGTATATCTTCAAGCATTGT
This window of the Porifericola rhodea genome carries:
- a CDS encoding N-acetylneuraminate synthase family protein, whose product is MNSPWNGKFGPLLIAEIGGNHEGDFEYALKLTDLAIASGADYIKYQMYSGDSLVSRLEGAQRNAHFKKFELSREQYISLAKRCEAAGAGFMASVWNPEYLHWIDPYMPIYKIGSGDLTAYNVIKAIAKLGKPIIISTGLATLQEVLEAVEYIQSLDERYKHPDYLAILQCTSMYPIPYQDANLSVMELLKQSTQLTVGYSDHTEGSKALEIAAAMGAKVLEFHFTDSRDGKTFRDHKVSLTKDEVQDLGKKITDIILLQGNALKRPLEVEGDHRTTFRRAVYPARNMEAGTIVSEGDLISLRPNHGIDARYFDKVVGKKLKADVLAHQKLDWNLFE
- a CDS encoding class I SAM-dependent methyltransferase is translated as MEWFRKDALTIKHQTQSTEQWIRESNGELQSFKIDTYLGKKTDLLSLKKNIVGNLKKTLEYFQKTRTEVYAEAGAEMVKECPVCGSSSDKAVSQLNVYGANYAQCKACTHIYVLNRPNPNAIHNFYLSDVNYASTYTDKSAAESRLQAIAVPWRDWMVKVFEKQYGRKPEKILDVGSGAGHFVEACRRSGLQADGIELSESSRKFSKDIWGIELDGNDYTQVYNQYSGYDVVTFWGLLEHTPNPKELLNVSQSIFESSDAGMVIAKLPRWNSLSGFIQNILNQSIVRHLDPMGHISCYTDGSAAEAYYQTDFYPVAAWYYGMDVYELFMQLGHKLDQYEVLTQTSDVQLSLQQMMDEAKLSDGLTLVGVPKNKHKA
- a CDS encoding glycosyltransferase, translated to MSDVVKVIDHEVLVTVYITNYNYGKYISQAVESVLQQTLDDFEIIIIDDGSTDNSRELIEAYADNPKIKVIFQKNKGLNVTNNIALRVSNGKYIMRLDADDFLDHNALLVMSNALERDDELGLVFPDYYITDENGTPESIHKRHDFDKEVSLLDQAAHGACTMIRTSFLKELGGYNEDYSCQDGYELWVKFTAQHKVSNINTPLFYYRQHGNNLTKNENRILTTRATINKDYLKEDKAKYNTVAVIPVRDANAVNNKLAFTLLDDKTFLEHKIDQALLAENIKQVVVSSPDEKVKQFVQQKYQDKVFFVSRPTEQARLNVGLVGTVNHILTHKHMEAFNPSAIAVLSIEFPFVDALTLDNAINTLYLFDSDSLISVRPDTHLFFQHHGHGMQAILNQDKFTKLEREALFKYTGGISVTKSEIFKKEQQFICGKVGHVVIDQQASLGIFSEYDLKLARLLAQDNQSQHKS
- a CDS encoding polysaccharide biosynthesis protein, which produces MNKLTGKSILVTGGTGSFGQALIGHLLGIKQSFSSITVFSRDEYKQYQMRRKYNEVTNLRFIIGDVRDEKALTEACRNIDVVIHAAALKQNISGEVYPEEFIKTNIDGTRNLIRAAVHEQVEKVIALSTDKAVYPTTLYGASKLSAEKLLVGANEKYADLTQFAIIRLGNLFGSRGSVLYALNEDSAQHEVRITQPKMSRFSLSMEEGVHSALKVLECMKGGEVFVPKMSAYTLEKLVRAMGLKLAKQDTGPRLTEKIHEQALSSEEVRYTFEWENFYIYLNPNTQQYQHWKQTGKKLPETFEYRSDLAPQISISDLQQQISFYLS
- a CDS encoding oligosaccharide flippase family protein; amino-acid sequence: MGIIQRQTLKSTIYIYIGVLIGFVTSALVYPKYLTESQIGVIGLLVSWSSVFAQAATLGFGGATIKFFPYFRDKEKQHHGFFFLLVMVVLSGYLLFLAIFFIIKPWMIEDAGVDSLFAKHIYLIIPFTLFSLLFVILDIYNRALYNATTGSLLNETISRLFVLVLVFLFIWDIYQFDDYLNWYVISRGVLVLLLLLFLYWKGELSLRPDFSLLTKERRQGMLSLSLFSLVTGFGTLAIIRIDSIMINSFYSDAEVGVYLTTFYFGTLVLLPSRALRGIAPTMIADAFKHNNLKVVASIYTQSTITQLVAGCFFFLGIWINIDNVFEILPESYEAGKYVILYVGLMNIVKMAGGVNDVIIGYSEYYRTNTYIMLAWVALLILSNYWLLPIMGISGAALASLLSVIIVNIARYFFLYAKFGFQPYKWAHLFILIIALVTYGLVILVPPAQHFILDILIKGVLVTIIFTSAIYFSNTDPQINKLIEGYLDKAKALINRY
- a CDS encoding DegT/DnrJ/EryC1/StrS family aminotransferase, whose amino-acid sequence is MKIPFLNLQRQQKELLQPVQKLLTETMLEDILLGGKAVHTFEDKFARYLNVKYVIACANCTDALEIALRALQIGQGDEVIVPANGWMSAAEAVCLLGAVPVFVDSLVDRYTIDPDKIETKITSRTKAIIPIHLYGYGADMERIMGIAAAYGLKVIEDCAQAQGATIQGKKAGSWGDIAAFSFYPTKNLGAIGDAGALATNDEELSTTCRQIANHGQSGKNCHVRLGRNSRMDSFQAAVLSYKLGLLDQWNLRRRELAQRYNNALQPYYLHLPQEDEGYFHVYHLYVIRCADRKRLTKLLGEKGVGTAVHYPEAVADMQVFEAYSFADTPVASKQCHELLSLPLYPQLTDEEQMYIIEAMKEALSEMDQQIV